From the genome of Candidozyma auris chromosome 2, complete sequence, one region includes:
- the RIM2 gene encoding Rim2p has product MNEKEERAIRKLEDDAQTSFGYLVSDEKSSTTRAPEAMDVKAANAVDVTKNTPKWVHFIAGGIGGMVGAIATCPLDVVKTRLQSDVFNQTYNKAPKSSNPLIKGVQHFAETCGVIGQIYRNEGPRALFRGLGPNLVGVIPARSINFFTYGATKDIVSKRFNNGEEATWIHLVSGINAGFVTSTATNPIWMIKTRLQLDKTKGKHYKNSWDCLRYILKTEGFRSLYKGLSASYLGGIESTIQWVLYEQMKSFLNRKSLERHGINQSGKTTSDHIYEWCARSGAAGAAKFVASLITYPHEVVRTRLRQAPLESTGKPKYTGLIQCFRLVIKEEGFVSMYGGLTPHLLRTVPNSIIMFGTWELVVRLLSKA; this is encoded by the coding sequence ATGaatgagaaggaagaacGAGCCATAAGAAAGCTCGAAGATGATGCTCAAACGTCATTCGGGTACCTCGTTTCCGATGAGAAGTCAAGCACTACAAGAGCACCCGAGGCTATGGATGTCAAGGCTGCCAATGCTGTCGATGTGACAAAGAATACGCCGAAATGGGTTCATTTCATTGCTGGTGGTATTGGTGGCATGGTAGGCGCAATTGCTACGTGCCCTCTCGACGTGGTGAAAACTAGACTTCAATCGGATGTGTTTAACCAGACGTATAATAAGgctccaaaatcaagcaatCCTTTGATCAAAGGTGTTCAGCATTTTGCGGAAACATGTGGTGTCATTGGTCAGATTTATAGAAACGAAGGACCCCGGGCTCTTTTCAGGGGTTTGGGGCCTAATTTGGTGGGTGTGATCCCAGCAAGatcaatcaacttcttcacatacGGCGCAACAAAGGATATTGTCTCTAAGCGATTTAATAATGGCGAGGAAGCCACATGGATTCATCTTGTTTCTGGTATCAATGCCGGGTTCGTCACTTCAACGGCAACAAATCCGATTTGGATGATCAAGACAAGACTACAACTTGACAAGACGAAAGGGAAGCATTATAAGAACTCATGGGACTGTCTTCGCTATATATTGAAGACTGAGGGCTTCCGCAGCTTGTACAAGGGATTGAGTGCATCCTATTTAGGTGGCATTGAGTCCACCATTCAGTGGGTCTTGTACGAACAAATGAAACTGTTTTTAAACAGAAAGTCCTTAGAGAGGCATGGAATCAACCAGTCGGGTAAAACCACAAGTGATCACATTTACGAATGGTGTGCTCGTTCCGGAGCTGCTGGCGCTGCCAAATTCGTTGCATCTCTCATCACATATCCACACGAGGTGGTGAGGACCAGATTGAGACAGGCTCCTCTAGAGTCTACCGGTAAGCCAAAGTATACTGGACTTATACAATGCTTCCGTTTAGTGATAAAAGAGGAAGGCTTTGTGAGTATGTATGGAGGCTTGACCCCACACTTGCTTAGAACGGTTCCTAATTCGATTATTATGTTTGGTACCTGGGAATTAGTGGTTCGTCTCTTATCCAAAGCTTAA
- the MED8 gene encoding Med8p, giving the protein MSRLQRQSPPEQKQQPSQPQVSTQIPAEALEPIRNRLSQVHQSLRKLADQINLHNRNPAKVKLPSYSNLQSQFQVLITQLQTIAARLDTNDEILKSTNVYPVPSFPTTQHEGLVTTLLRKKPLPEVDEWIDAAIAESESFKLPIHADDEFAEWCYAKVKELEDEFTFEGFHTEEELQLMETEEGQKNEEEKTAAETENKKTIDEISGGKKPMSPNTVLRFMTRGVL; this is encoded by the coding sequence ATGAGCAGACTACAACGACAGCTGCCCCCTGAACAAAAACAGCAACCTTCTCAACCACAAGTCAGTACACAAATTCCTGCAGAGGCACTAGAACCCATCAGAAACCGACTCAGTCAGGTGCACCAGTCGCTCAGGAAACTAGCTGACCAGATCAACTTACATAACAGAAACCCGGCGAAGGTGAAACTTCCGTCGTACCTGAACCTTCAATCGCAATTTCAAGTGCTTATTACACAGCTTCAAACGATCGCTGCTAGGTTGGACACAAATGATGAGATACTAAAATCGACGAATGTGTATCCAGTACCTTCATTTCCTACTACACAGCATGAGGGCCTTGTGACAACTCTATTGCGGAAAAAGCCTCTTCCCGAAGTGGACGAGTGGATTGACGCTGCAATTGCAGAGAGTGAGCTGTTCAAGTTGCCCATTCACGCAGATGACGAGTTCGCTGAGTGGTGCTATGCTAAAGTaaaggagttggaggaTGAGTTCACGTTTGAAGGGTTTCacacagaagaagagttaCAGTTGATGGAAACAGAGGAGGGCCAGaaaaacgaagaagaaaagacaGCAGCCGAGACggagaacaagaagacgaTTGATGAGATTAGTGGTGGGAAGAAGCCAATGTCTCCAAATACGGTGTTGCGCTTCATGACCCGTGGTGTGTTATAG
- a CDS encoding DNA-binding ATPase, with translation MSRLDRLVVLLETGSTPYIRNTAADQLSDLAKGHPEEIINLLGRVYPFLKAEKWETRIAAAKAFGGIVSHAPLWDPNSEEAIEKEKQLQHIEEANTATRGPEPKVKLEEEVKLEQDEELKKLDENLSTLVKFESWNLHELLKSGKKLLASGGAEFEPKKPSVCEKNEDSLLGKLKQHKSLIKEEDIDGPRKPQVVSAPSIKTEVKEEQPPSQPSSPPPSDSGKSAAASARLKAMQKRRAKANAKSSANKIAPVDLSQSSISRKLVEDGETDGKVKSEDSPSFDITSQQGGSKLVMESKAPELSPLLSQHAKVAGLVWQFQGVYELLLHDLFDEKWEVRHGSALGLRELIRVHGKGAGRVMRKSRAENDANNAATLEDLSVRLCTLFALDRFADFVNDTVVAPVRESGAQTLAALLLHLDERSILETFKCLNSLVLQDLPGGLETRKCWEAKHGGMLGVRYFVSVRTDVLLVHPELLDSVVSMVLHCLKESEDDVQSVAALTLAPIATEFVKQGTDVIKSLLDVVWDCLMNFEDDLSASIGSVMDLLSKLCTHRQVIEIMQAEAAKESENSFENLIPKLFPFLRHSITNVRKATLTTMLEFLSIEDDTTKLWITPRAMRLILQNLLVEQNPEVLKLSQSVYDRMLRNIAENSHLKKVDHYIAPHMKAILTLLMTPIGIARHNYHLNTSLIIKPNGTTFESNPRQDSPSESDVFEPANGDAPQPPKRGRKRKSDDKAKTLNPTADELKINIDAPVHNGDVMFVGFDIFIATRTALAKAIGLTLSFMEDKELLNSAFESFMLYINSPHVTPRLFTAIVIEEYANTSKLLERPISSDATEKFSAVFLETLTTPEKLPFFRELVPKLKSVRTSCLQLFDVFVTHGKLSSSKLPQLPVIVQGESDAGPGAFSIESAEKLLSDTYPKLTKSLSSSYRISANSALEDSKHRIQLALNEAKLALTQRTTSVLAAYAAAVLALTGVPKKLNPIIRSLMDSAKQEETELLQKRSAKSIAALIDQLKHANKVGAADKILKNLCSFLCVDTSEVPEFIHNSNFRDIILSLRKEEAKTDPADIAAHEKAVQEARVKRNGALLAMDEVISLYNKDIFTELPKLKEILFGSLDSMESVTTDDMTKDNVLGQSIVDALGVLRALLPKLSPNLYPEVTEHLPRLLAGLKSELSVFRYSSAKCFATICSVMPAKAFPFLVRNIIPMLSNAGKFRERQGATEAIYHVSNAMGAEILPYIVFLIVPVLGRMSDADHDVRILASTTFASIIKLVPLEAGIPDPPDMPQDLLEGRDREREFIQQMMDPTKIKPFELPVAIKATLRKYQQEGVNWLAFLNKYHLHGILCDDMGLGKTLQAICIIASDHHMRAEKFKETGADEFRRLPSLVVCPPSLTGHWEQEFNQYAEFMKIVVYAGGPSTRANLRPQIPTADVVVTSYDVCRNNIDVLSSHSYNYCVLDEGHIIKNSSSKLTKSVKRIKAEHRLILSGTPIQNNVLELWSLFDFLMPGFLGVEKIFIEKFAKPIAASRNSKTSSKEQEAGALALESLHRQVLPFMLRRLKEEVLSDLPPKIIQDYYCELSDLQKKLYKEFAKKQKSVVKDEVTKEDEPMESSNESPKTHIFQALQYMRKLCNHPALVITPNHPQAAEVACYLASKKSDLRSIEHAPKLKSLKNLLLECGIGVGDSEYANSKGKSKSKQQQQLVSSEGVISEHRALIFCQLKDMVDIVEEELLKKNMPSVTYMRLDGRTDPRDRQAIVRKFNEDPSIDVLLLTTKVGGLGLNLTGADTVIFVEHDWNPMNDLQAMDRAHRLGQKKVVNVYRLITKATLEEKIMGLQKFKMNIASTIVNQQNAGLASMDTNQLLDLFDVDEQSTKIENGNDDKKEKKVPDELIGGGIPTEAVGELGQLWDESQYEDEYNLDNFIKTLK, from the coding sequence ATGTCCCGTTTGGACCGCCTTGtggtgcttttggaaacGGGGTCAACGCCGTACATTCGCAACACCGCGGCGGACCAGCTTTCCGACTTGGCCAAAGGCCATCCCgaagagatcatcaacttgttggGCAGAGTGTACcctttcttgaaagcagAAAAATGGGAGACGAGAattgcagcagcaaaagCGTTTGGCGGCATTGTGAGCCACGCACCGTTGTGGGATCCCAACTCAGAGGAGGCCAtcgagaaggagaagcagtTGCAACACATTGAAGAGGCCAATACGGCCACGCGAGGTCCTGAGCCCAAAGTGAAGCTAGAAGAGGAAGTGAAGCTAGAACAGGAcgaagaattgaagaaattggaCGAGAACTTGCTGACCCTAGTAAAGTTCGAGTCGTGGAACTTGcatgagcttctcaaatcaGGTAAGAAGCTTCTAGCGTCGGGAGGAGCAGAGTTCGAACCTAAGAAGCCCAGCGTATGCGAGAAAAACGAAGATTCACTACTAGGCAAACTCAAGCAGCATAAGTCCTTGATTAAAGAGGAGGATATAGACGGGCCAAGAAAGCCACAAGTGGTTTCTGCTCCAAGCATCAAAACTGAggtgaaagaagagcagcCTCCTTCACAGCCGCTGTCCCCCCCTCCATCTGATAGCGGCAAATCCGCAGCTGCCAGTGCCCGTTTGAAAGCCATGCAGAAGCGCCGAGCTAAGGCGAACGCTAAATCCAGCGCTAATAAGATCGCGCCGGTCGACCTCTCGCAAtcctcaatttcaagaaaactAGTTGAGGATGGTGAAACTGACGGCAAAGTGAAGTCGGAAGACTCTCCGCTGTTCGACATAACGTCCCAGCAAGGAGGCTCCAAATTGGTCATGGAGAGCAAAGCACCAGAGTTGTCGCCGCTCCTATCGCAACACGCCAAGGTTGCTGGTTTAGTCTGGCAATTTCAAGGCGTTTACGAGCTTTTATTGCACGATCTCTTCGATGAGAAATGGGAAGTCAGACATGGATCAGCGCTAGGACTCCGTGAACTCATCAGAGTACACGGTAAAGGTGCAGGTAGGGTAATGAGAAAAAGCCGTGCTGAAAATGACGCCAACAATGCTGCAACCCTAGAGGATCTTTCTGTCAGGCTCTGTACTCTTTTCGCTCTCGATCGCTTCGCTGATTTTGTGAACGATACTGTGGTTGCGCCTGTCAGAGAGTCTGGTGCTCAAACATTAGCTGCCCTACTACTCCACTTAGATGAGAGGTCAATATTAGAGACATTCAAGTGTCTAAATTCTTTGGTTTTACAAGACCTTCCAGGTGGTTTAGAAACACGGAAATGCTGGGAAGCAAAGCATGGCGGTATGTTAGGTGTGAGATACTTTGTGAGTGTCAGAACTGACGTGCTTCTTGTGCATCCTGAACTTCTAGACTCAGTGGTTTCCATGGTTTTACATTGCCTAAAGGAGAGCGAGGATGATGTTCAATCGGTTGCTGCATTGACTTTGGCTCCAATTGCCACAGAGTTTGTGAAGCAAGGCACAGACGTTATCAAATCACTTCTTGACGTTGTTTGGGATTGTCTCATGAACTTCGAGGACGACCTCTCTGCTTCCATTGGCTCCGTGATGGATCTTTTATCAAAATTATGCACCCACCGTCAAGTTATTGAAATAATGCAAGCGGAGGCAGCCAAGGAGTCTGAGAACTCCTTCGAGAATTTGATTCCCAAACTTTTCCCTTTTTTAAGACATTCAATTACAAACGTGAGAAAAGCAACTCTCACAACTATGCTAGAATTCTTGTCCATCGAAGACGATACCACTAAGCTATGGATTACGCCGAGAGCAATGCGTTTGATCCTTCAGAACCTTTTAGTGGAGCAAAATCCTGAGGTTTTGAAGCTATCCCAGTCGGTATATGATAGAATGCTCAGAAACATTGCAGAGAATTCAcatctcaagaaagttgaTCACTACATCGCCCCCCACATGAAGGCCATCTTGACGCTACTCATGACGCCCATTGGTATTGCTAGACATAATTATCATCTCAATACCAGCCTCATAATCAAACCAAATGGCACCACGTTCGAGAGCAATCCCAGGCAAGACTCGCCCTCTGAATCGGACGTTTTTGAGCCCGCCAATGGCGATGCTCCACAGCCACCCAAAAGGGgtagaaagagaaaatcaGATGACAAAGCGAAAACCCTCAATCCTACCGctgatgagctcaaaatCAATATTGATGCACCTGTGCACAATGGTGATGTTATGTTTGTTGGGTTTGATATCTTCATCGCTACAAGAACTGCATTGGCTAAGGCGATCGGCTTAACCCTCTCATTTATGGAAgacaaagagcttctcaataGTGCCTTCGAGAGCTTTATGCTCTATATCAATTCACCTCATGTCACACCTCGTTTATTTACAGCTATTGTCATTGAAGAGTACGCCAATACTCTGAAGTTGCTTGAGAGACCAATTTCAAGTGACGCCACGGAGAAATTTTCGGCCGTGTTCTTGGAGACTCTCACTACTCCTGAAAAGCTCCCCTTTTTCCGTGAACTTGTTCCTAAGCTCAAAAGTGTGAGGACCTCTTGTCTTCAGCTTTTTGACGTCTTTGTTACTCACGGCAAGCTATCATCAAGCAAACTCCCGCAACTTCCTGTCATTGTTCAAGGTGAAAGCGACGCTGGCCCTGGCGCTTTCAGCATCGAGAGTGCcgagaagcttttgagcGACACTTACCCCAAGCTCACTAAGAGTTTGTCATCGTCCTATAGAATTCTGGCCAATCTGGCTTTAGAAGATTCCAAGCATCGTATTCAACTAGCTTTGAATGAGGCAAAACTTGCTTTGACACAAAGAACAACCAGTGTTTTAGCCGCCTATGCTGCGGCTGTCCTTGCCTTGACAGGTGTGCCGAAGAAACTTAATCCAATAATAAGATCACTTATGGACAGCGCtaagcaagaagaaaccgaATTATTGCAGAAGCGATCTGCTAAATCAATCGCAGCTTTGATTGATCAACTCAAACATGCTAATAAAGTTGGTGCAGCAGAtaagattttgaaaaatctctGTTCATTCCTATGTGTGGATACATCCGAAGTTCCAGAATTCATACATAATTCGAACTTCAGAGACATTATTCTTTCGCTCAGAAAGGAAGAGGCAAAAACAGATCCTGCTGACATTGCTGCGCACGAGAAGGCCGTACAAGAGGCAAGAGTTAAAAGGAACGGCGCTTTGCTTGCGATGGATGAAGTCATCAGCCTCTACAACAAAGATATATTCACAGAACTCCCCAAACTCAAGGAGATTCTTTTCGGCTCGTTGGACTCGATGGAGTCCGTTACCACAGATGATATGACTAAGGATAATGTTTTGGGTCAAAGTATTGTCGATGCTCTAGGTGTATTACGAGCTTTGCTTCCCAAATTGAGCCCTAATCTCTACCCAGAAGTGACCGAGCACCTTCCTAGATTGCTCGCGGGTCTTAAGTCTGAACTTAGTGTTTTCCGGTACTCATCCGCTAAATGCTTTGCTACAATTTGTTCGGTGATGCCTGCCAAGGCATTTCCATTTTTGGTCCGCAACATCATCCCTATGCTCAGTAATGCTGGTAAGTTTCGTGAGCGTCAAGGTGCCACAGAAGCCATTTACCATGTATCTAATGCCATGGGTGCGGAAATTCTTCCATACATTGTGTTTCTTATTGTACCGGTTCTTGGTAGAATGAGTGACGCTGATCATGACGTTAGAATCCTCGCAAGCACTACATTTGCTTCGATTATAAAGCTCGTGCCATTAGAAGCTGGTATACCTGATCCTCCAGACATGCCTCAAGATCTTTTGGAAGGAAGAGATAGAGAAAGAGAGTTCATCCAGCAAATGATGGACCCCACAAAGATCAAACCATTCGAGCTTCCAGTGGCTATTAAGGCGACCTTGCGTAAATACCAGCAAGAAGGTGTCAATTGGttggctttcttgaacaaatATCACTTGCATGGCATCTTGTGTGATGATATGGGATTGGGAAAGACATTGCAAGCTATATGTATAATTGCTTCCGATCATCACATGAGAGCCGAAAAATTCAAGGAGACGGGTGCTGATGAATTTAGAAGATTACCGTCATTAGTTGTTTGTCCTCCTTCATTGACTGGTCATTGGGAGCAAGAATTCAACCAGTATGCTGAGTTCATGAAAATAGTCGTCTATGCCGGCGGTCCATCGACAAGAGCTAATCTCCGTCCACAAATACCAACAGCCGATGTTGTTGTTACATCGTACGATGTGTGCCGTAACAATATTGACGTTTTATCCTCTCATTCCTACAACTACTGTGTGCTAGATGAAGGTCATATAATCAAGAACTCGTCATCTAAGTTGACGAAGTCGGTGAAAAGAATCAAGGCTGAGCATAGACTTATTTTGTCTGGTACTCCTATTCAGAATAACGTTTTGGAATTGTGGTCATtgtttgactttttgatGCCTGGTTTCTTAGGCGTCGAAAAGATATTTATTGAAAAGTTTGCAAAACCGATAGCTGCGAGCCGAAACAGTAAAACATCAtccaaagaacaagaagcgGGTGCCTTGGCCTTAGAATCTCTTCACAGACAAGTGCTCCCGTTCATGCTTAGACgtttgaaggaagaggtCTTGTCAGACCTTCCTCCAAAAATTATTCAAGATTATTACTGCGAGCTCTCAGACTTACAGAAAAAGCTTTATAAAGAATTTGCGAAGAAACAGAAGTCCGTTGTCAAGGACGAAGTCACCAAGGAGGATGAACCCATGGAATCCTCTAATGAATCACCCAAGACGCACATTTTCCAAGCTTTGCAGTATATGAGGAAATTGTGCAACCACCCAGCTTTGGTGATCACTCCAAATCACCCACAAGCAGCTGAAGTTGCATGTTATCTCGCGAGCAAGAAGTCTGATCTTAGAAGCATAGAGCATGCGCCGAAAttgaagtctttgaagaacctTTTACTCGAGTGTGGTATTGGAGTGGGAGACAGTGAATATGCGAACTCAAAGGGAAAGAGCAAACTGaaacagcaacaacaacttgtcTCCTCTGAGGGTGTGATCTCCGAACATAGGGCACTCATATTCTGTCAGCTCAAAGACATGGTAgatattgttgaagaagagctcctcaagaagaatatgCCTTCAGTCACATACATGAGACTTGACGGTAGAACCGACCCTCGAGACAGACAGGCAATTGTGAGGAAGTTCAATGAGGATCCCTCCATTGATGTATTGTTACTCACCACCAAAGTTGGTGGACTTGGTCTTAACTTGACTGGTGCTGATACCGTCATTTTCGTTGAGCATGACTGGAACCCTATGAACGATCTTCAGGCCATGGACAGAGCACACCGCCTTGGTCAAAAGAAAGTTGTCAATGTATACAGATTGATTACAAAGGCAACGCTCGAGGAGAAAATTATGGGCTTGCAAAAGTTCAAAATGAACATTGCGTCTACAATTGTCAACCAGCAAAATGCTGGATTGGCCCTGATGGACACTAATCAGTTGCTTGATTTGTTCGATGTCGATGAGCAGAGCACCAAGATTGAGAACGGCAACGAcgacaagaaagaaaagaaggtaCCGGACGAATTGATTGGAGGCGGGATTCCTACAGAAGCAGTCGGTGAACTCGGCCAACTTTGGGACGAATCCCAGTACGAGGATGAGTACAATCTCgacaacttcatcaagacaCTTAAGTAA
- the LYS22 gene encoding Lys22p, with protein MSMPNPYGPNPHDYLSNVNKFEVIESTLREGEQFANAFFTTEKKIEIAKALDDFGVDYIELTSPVASEQSRRDCEAICKLGLKAKILTHIRCHMDDARVAVETGVDGVDVVIGTSQFLRKYSHGKDMNYIAQSAIEVIEFVKSKGIEIRFSSEDSFRSDIVDLLNIYKTVDKIGVNRVGIADTVGCANPRQVYELVKTLKSVVSCDIECHFHNDTGCAIANAYTALEAGAKLIDVSVLGIGERNGITPLGALMARMITADRDYVLGKYKLHKLRDLENLVADAVQVNIPFNNPITGFCAFTHKAGIHAKAILANPSTYEILNPSDFGLTRYIHFANRLTGWNAIKSRVDQLNLHLTDDQCKEVTHKIKLLGDVRQLNIDDVDSIIKDFHAELGTPQLKPSTNGQAVPDVEADGAAAADAADAAEQPAAKKQKSE; from the coding sequence ATGTCCATGCCCAATCCTTACGGCCCAAACCCGCATGATTACCTCTCCAACGTCAACAAGTTCGAAGTCATTGAGTCGACGTTGCGTGAAGGTGAGCAGTTTGCCAAcgccttcttcaccaccgaaaagaagatcgaGATCGCCAAGGCCCTCGACGACTTTGGTGTCGACTACATCGAATTGACGTCTCCTGTTGCCTCCGAGCAGTCGAGAAGAGACTGTGAGGCGATTTGCAAGTTGGGGTTGAAGGCGAAGATCTTGACCCACATTCGTTGTCACATGGACGATGCTCGTGTTGCCGTTGAAACCGGTGTAGACGGTGTCGATGTGGTGATTGGCACGTCGCagttcttgagaaagtacTCGCACGGCAAGGACATGAACTACATTGCTCAGAGCGCCATTGAGGTGattgagtttgtcaagtCCAAGGGCATTGAGATCCGTTTCTCGTCTGAGGACTCCTTCAGATCCGACATTGTGGATCTTTTGAACATCTACAAGACTGTCGACAAGATCGGCGTCAACAGAGTTGGTATTGCTGATACTGTTGGCTGTGCCAATCCCAGACAGGTGTATGAGCTTGTCAAGACGTTGAAGTCGGTTGTGTCTTGCGACATTGAGTGTCACTTCCACAACGACACGGGTTGTGCCATTGCCAACGCCTACACTGCTTTGGAGGCCGGTGCCAAGTTGATTGACGTTTCCGTTTTGGGCATTGGCGAGAGAAACGGTATCACTCCTCTTGGTGCTCTCATGGCTCGTATGATCACCGCCGACAGAGACTATGTGCTCGGCAAGTACAAGTTGCACAAGCTCAGAGACTTGGAGAATTTGGTTGCTGACGCTGTGCAGGTGAATATCCCATTCAACAACCCTATCACTGGTTTCTGTGCTTTCACCCATAAGGCTGGTATCCACGCCAAGGCCATTTTGGCTAACCCTTCCACGTACGAGATTTTGAACCCTTCGGATTTCGGTCTCACCAGATACATCCACTTTGCCAACAGATTGACGGGATGGAACGCCATTAAGCTGAGAGTCGATCAGTTGAACTTGCACTTGACCGACGACCAGTGCAAGGAAGTCACCCACAAGATCAAATTGTTGGGTGACGTGAGACAGTTGAACATCGACGATGTGGACTCCATTATCAAGGACTTCCACGCTGAATTGGGCACGCCGCAGTTGAAGCCTTCTACCAACGGCCAGGCGGTTCCCGATGTGGAAGCTGacggtgctgctgctgccgaTGCTGCCGATGCTGCCGAGCAGCCAgctgcaaagaaacagaaatCGGAGTAA